CCAATTTGGCCGCGTCTCGTCCCGCGATGACGACCTGAGCTCCTTCTTCGAGGAAGCGTTTTGCCGTTGCCAGGCCCACGCCGCTGCCGCCACCTGTTACAACCGCCACTCTGTTTTTAAGATTTTGCATGTTTTCCTTCACTTGAAGTCGAGCGTTTCGCGCTCTTTGATTGTCTTCGTGATAGAATATGGAATAGGCCTTACATCTATCGAGGAAGTGGAATGAACGCGGAATTGCGAAGACGGACCGACGACCTGTGCAACAATTTGACGCAGCTACGGGACTCTCTTTGACATCGCCGCCAAGATCCGGGATCGCGATGCCCTGAATGCCAAGATGGGGGAAGCGAACTTCTGGGATAGTCCTACCCAGGCCCAAAAAACCATTCAACAGTTGAAGCCGTTGAACGGGCTGATTAAACCCTACGAAGAATTGACTGCCTCGATCGGCGATCTGCAGGCTTTTGCCGAACTCTGCCAGGAAGACGAGACTCTCGAGACCGATTGGTTGAAAGAAATCGAGCGAGTCGAAAAGCTGTACGGCAATTTCGAACTTCAAGCGATGATGAGCGGCAAGCACGATGCCAGCAATGCTATTGTGCACATCCAGGCCGGCGCCGGGGGAACCGATGCATGCGACTGGGCTCAGATTATGTTGCGAATGTATACCCGCTGGGCCGAATCGCACGGTTTCAAAGTTGAGCTGCAAGACCAGGTGGAAAACATCGAAGCCGGTTTGCAGTCCTGCACTTTCCGTGTAGTTGGCGATTACGCCTATGGCTACCTCCAGAGCGAACTGGGTGTGCATCGTCTGGTCCGCATCAGTCCTTTCGGTAGCGGCGATACCCGGCAGACGTCGTTCGCGGCTGTCGATGTGCTTCCGGAACTCGATGATACAATCGAAATCGTCATCAAGCCCGACGATCTGATCAAACAGACTTTCTGTTCCGGCGGACCGGGTGGACAGCATCAGAATAAAACGCAATCGGGCGTCCGGTGGATTCACGTGCCAACCGGCGTGGCGGCGGAAAGCCGTACCGAGCGCAGCCAGATCAAGAATGCCGAAAACGCCATGACTCTGCTCAAAGCCCGACTGTATCGTATTGAAGAGCAGAAGCAGATGGCTGAGTTCGACAAGCATTATGAGACCAAAGCGGAAGTGGCCTTCGGCAGCCAGATTCGCAGTTACGTTCTGCAGCCTTACACGCTGGTTCGGGACGAACGAGACGGAATCGATGTGAAGACGGCCCAGGTGCTACCCGTCCTGGATGGCGATCTCGATCAGTTCATGCATGCCTATCTGAGACACAAGACGGCTCGGATGCATCGCAAAAAATCGGCTTAACAATCTTTCCCGGCCGATTCCTCCTTTACTCAGATTGGAGGAATCGACCGGCTTGCTTGCTGTCCAAAAGAACTTCTGCTTACGGCCTTTGCGTTATGGATCAGCCCAAGACCAGCTTTTCGTTCGCGATCGCGAATCTCGAACAGACCGAACGTCTGGGTCGCTGGCTGGGAAGTCGCTTATTCCCGAATTCGGTGGTCGCATTGCTGGGCCAACTGGGAGCGGGGAAGACTCATCTCAGTCGGGCAATAGCTCAGGGACTGGAAATTTCCAACGAAAGACTGGTCACCAGTCCCACTTTCGTTCTGATTCAGGAATATCCGGCCCGGCTGCCGATTTTTCACTTCGATGCCTACCGACTGGCCAATCCTCAGGCTTTTCGGGATCTGGGGGTCGATGAATACTACTCCGGCGGCGGCGTCTGCCTGATCGAGTGGGCGGACAGAATCGTTCCGGCGCTGCCCGAACAATATCTGGAAATTCGACTCGAGATTGTGCAGCAAGACGTTCGACTGTGCCAAGTTACGGCAATAGGGGAGCTGTACCGGAAAATCGTGGAGAATTTGCGTCTAGACTGGTCCGACGGACCAGAAGCGTCTTGACATAACTCACTGGCTCCGCATAACTTAAATTTCTCGCTTTCGTTAGGAATCGCTTGATCAATGGCACTTACTTTAGATCAGTACGCGGACGCCTTATTTGCCCGTAAGGACATCATGTTCCCGGCCGCGCCCGATCCCAAACCGATGAAGGCGAAGCCCCATGTGAAAAAGATGACGGGTTTAAAAGCCGTCTTCTGGAATATTTACGGGACGTTGCTGGTCATATCCGAAGGAAATTTTAAGCTCAAAAGCGACATCGAACTGATGCTGAATGTCGCCCTCGATAAAACGATCCACGAATTCAAGATGTGGCAGTCGATGAGCCGCAAGCCGGGCCAGCCGGCCGAATATATGCGGGAGATTTATGACCGCGCCTTGCGGGAAGCCACCATGCTGCCTTCCCGCAACGAGAAATATCCGGAAACCCGATCCGAATTGATCTGGGAAAACATCATCAAACGGCTGCTTCAGAAGGAGTATAAGTTCGACGCCGCAATGTACGGCTCACTGAACCAGTTTACCCAGAAAGTGGCTTTTTTCTTTCACGTGGCGATGCAGGGGGCCGGGGCGTTTCCGGGGGCGGCCGATACGATCCGGAATCTGGAATCGCTGGGAATTGCTCAGGGCTTGTACGCGGATGGCCAGTGTTTTTCGACCGCGCATCTGGGATGGTGCCTCCGCGAGCAGAACAGCACCTTCGATATGGATCTGCTGATTCCCGGCCGGAATCGAAAGATTTCCTGCAATTTCAACGCACGCAAACCTTCGGAAGCCTTTTTGGCCACGGTTACCAGCCATCTGGAATTGTTAAATATTTCTCCAGACCAGGCTCTTCATGTTGGCTGCGACATGAATCGAGATATAATTCCTGCCAAGGCCGCCGGACTTCGCACGGCTCTGTTTGTCGGCGACCGGAACGCTGTTATAGCCTCCCCAGAACAGTTAAAGGACGATTCCACCCGCCCGGATATGTTGCTGACGGAACTGTCGCAACTGAACTTCATACTCGGCTAAAGGATTGCCATATGCCACCGGTACCGTTTATTGAGCCAGCTCAGATAGATTGCTCGAAAATCGTGGCCGATCTCGACGAGATCAAGCGACTTAATCCCCATCGCGATAATATGTTGCAGCTGCACGCCATCGTCTTCCTCGACTTTGAAGCGATGCTCATCGCCGGCTATAAGGATGTCCGTTCCGATGAATTCTGGGTTTCCGGGCACATGCCGGGCTATCCGCTCTTTCCGGGCGTGATGATGTGCGAAGCGGCGGCCCAGATGATTTCCTTTTACACCAAGAAACTCTCACTGTTCGGCGATAATCTTTTGGGACTGGGTGGCTTGGATGGAGCCCGTTTCCGCTACCCCGTTCGTCCAGGCGACCGTCTGCTGATGATAGGCAAAGGCATAAAAGTCAGCCGGCGCATAACCGTTTTCGATGTGCAGGGTTACGTGGGATCGAACCTCTGCTTTGAAGTGCGCGTTTCCGGGGTGCCAATCCCGGGCCAGGAAAACATCAATAAAGTCCTCGAGGCGCCCAAGTCGTGAGACGGATGAAACGGCTGCCCCTGGAAGAGTTGCAGCCTTACTCCTTTCCCGAAGCGGTTCGTGGCGAAGCCCCCCCGCCGGTGGATTGGCAACAAGTATTTGGAAATTCGAATCCCGTTGAGGTGGAAGTCGGGTTCGGCAAAGGGCTATTTCTGCTCACCGCGTCCAGCCAGCACCCGGAGATCAATTACTTCGGTATCGAGATCGTCCGGAAGTATCAGCTGGTAACGGCTACTCGACTGGCACTCAAACAAGTTCGCAACGTGAAAGTGGCTTGCGCCGACGCCAAGATTATGTTCGGACAGCAGATCGCCCCCGGAACCGTCCAGGCAGTGCACATCTACTTCCCCGATCCGTGGTGGAAGAAACGACACAATAAACGCCGTCTGTTTACGCCGGAGTTCGCCTGCGATTGCGGTCGAGTTCTGAAGCTGGGTGGTAAACTGCACCTGGTGACCGATGTGGCCGATTACTTCGCCATGGAACAGGAAACCATGCAGGGATTACCTTCGTTTCGAGAATGCGATGCGATCCCGGAATCTCGCGGCGAGCACGATTTCGACTATCTGACCAATTTCGAGAGGAAGTTTCGAAAAGAAGGGCGACCGATCCATCGGGTGAGCTACGAGAAAGTGGCTTAGTGCAAGGTGGGCGATTTGCGTTAAGCACTCGATGAAACTGGGGGATTCATTTCAACGAGCGATTTCACTTCGGCGAGCATTTCCGTCCTCAAAACGCTTTCGAGTTCGACCAGAATGCGAGCCATGTCGCCGCCATCCATGACGCGGTGATCAAAAGTCATCCGGCAGGCCAGCGAACCATCCGCTTCAAAAATCCCGTAATGCAACGTACTGGTCAGAGGTGTTTCCAGGCTCAAAGCGGTTGCTCCGTGCCCGGCCGTAACGCTGACGCCGTAGGTCCCCGAATTGTAGGCCCGAATTGTACCGTCGCAATTGAGCTGATACCACCAGCCCAGATGTCGCAGCCAGCGCGGCAGCTTGCTCACCCGTACAATTTTGCGCGTAGTACCATGCTTATTCAGCGGATCCTTCTGATACATCAGAATGCGGCCATCAATCTCAGTTAATGGCAATTCATGGGGTTTCCGGATCAGGCAGAAAATCACTCCCAAATCGCCGAGCACATCGCGCTCGATGACCACGCAGGCCACGCTATAGGGATGCTCGTAGAGTCTGGGGCGCGGGAATTTGAGATAAGCCCGGCGGAAGACCGGTATTCGCTGTCCCACGATGGCTAGCGCTTTTGTGAAGATTCCGCACCAACTCGGTTTGATCGAGCAGCAATTGCGAGCCGCCACTAGCTCTGCCAGTTGCATCCTCCTCTCGAAGGGAATCAAAGGGATTTCCCGGCTGAAATCCATCATGTCGCAGACGAATCTTCTGGAAATACTGAGAGAGATGTATCGTCCCATCGATCTCGTCCGCATCGGGTTTTCCTTCGAATCTAGTAAATGATCTTTTTAATTTAATGAGAGAAATACTCGCTTAGCAATGAAACTCCCCGCATTGCGAAAGAAGTTGCTAAACTAATCCGTCAAAAGCCTAAGGGAGAGTAAATCAGATGGATAAGCCGTATACCGCCATTCAGATCGTGATGATGCCTCGGGATACCAATCCGCACGGTACGATCTTCGGCGGCGTCATTCTCAGCTACATCGACATGGCCGGCGCCATAGCGGCCCGGCGGGAAATCGCTCTTCGCGGCGGAGCGAAAGATATCGTTTTTGTCACGGTTGCCATCAATCGCGTCGAATTCAAACAGCCGGTGATGGTGGGGGATGTCGTTCGGTTCGAAACTCATGTCCTGCGCATCGGCCGGACTTCACTAACCATGCACATTAACGTGATCTCGGAGCGCGCGGGAGAGGTCATCCCCGTCACGGATGCGGAAGTCGTTTATGTGGGGATCGATAATTCTCAAGGTAAAAGGACTCCGATAGTGCTTCTGCCGCAGGAATCCTAACCTCGTCGCGTGGCTCGGCGCCGGAAGAACTCATCGGCCAGCGTCCCGAACAGAAGCGTCAATCCGACGATCGCTTTCTGAGCCGCATCGGGAAACTCGGCGAAAACTATGAGTGGATCGAGCACCTTCAGAACCATTGCTCCGAAGATCATTCCGACAACCGTCCCTTCACCGCCTCGCAAACTACAGCCGCCCAGCACGGCCCCCGTGATGGCGAACAACTCCTCGCCTTCTCCAGAGTTGGAAGGCATTACGGATCCCAAATCCAAAAGCAAAAGTACACCGGAGAACGCCGCGAGACCGGAACAAATCACAAAGCCGGCAAATCGAAAGCGGGTGGTCCGGATACCGGCGTATCGGGAGGCCTGTTCGTTGTAACCGATTGCGTAACAATATCGGCCATAGATGCTGAAATGCAGTAATAAACCGATTATTAAGGCCATTCCCAGGAGCCAGATAAACTCCGCGGGAAAGAGCAGTTCTCCACGGGCGTCTTTTCCTATGAATATCCAGCGCAACTGATCGATCGCAGCGGCCGCATCCGGATTGCCCGTCTTGATGGAATTCAAACCAACTGTGTTATCCCAGACTAAACGGGTGAGGCCTCGATAGACGAACAGTCCGCACAAGGTTACGAGAAAGGGCTGTAACTGGAGTTGAGTAATCAGCAGTCCGTGGATCATTCCAATAATCAACCCGCCCCAAACGACTGCCGCGAAGGCCAGGTAAGGGTTCATGTGCCGTTTTTCGATGAGATAGCCGAAACTTACCGAGGCGAGTCCGATTACCGAACCAATGGAAAGATCGATAGCCCCGGTGATGATGAGAACCCCAACACCAAGTGTGGTGATGCCCAGTCGCCCCTGCCGATTGCCGACATCCTGGATAGTGCTCCAGTCGAGGGCATTCGGATTGGAGAAGTAAAGGGCAATGTAGAGGGACACCAATATCGCGAGGACACCAGTAATTCGTACCATTCCGAGAGTATCCTTAATAGCCAACTTTGGATTTTTCGAAGCCTGTAGCCAGATTCATGACCGCTTCTTCGCTGAACTGATCCCGTTCGAGTTCGCCGGTCAATCTGCCTTCATGCAGAACCAGAATGCGATCGCTCATTCCCAAAACTTCTTCCATGTCGGAAGAGATCATCAGAATGGCAATTCCCTGCTGCACCAGGTTATCGATGTTCTGATAGATTTCCTGGCGGGCTCCGACATCCACACCTCGTGTGGGTTCATCCAGGATCAGCACTTTGGGATTTCGGGCCAGCCACTTGGCCAGCACGACCTTCTGCTGATTGCCACCCGACAAGAATCCGACCGGCTGAAATAAATTGGGGGTCTTCACACGCAACCGGGTCACGAACTCTTCATTCAAAGCTTGCTCGGCTTTAAACTTCAAAAAACCGAATGCGCTGAGACTCGGCAGACTGGGGAGACTGATATTGAAGCCGGAGCCTCTTTCCAGAATGAGTCCATGTTTGCGGCGATCCTCGGGAACGAGCAGCAAGCCCCGCTCAACGGAGTCGCTGGGATGGTGAGGCTGGAAGTTCTCGCTATCAATGGAAACTTCCCCGCCGATAATCGGGCGAATCCCGAATAAGGCTTCGGCCAACTCGGTACGGCCCGCACCCACCAGGCCGGCCATACCAGTAATTTCTCCAGCTCGCAACTTGAAAGAGACTGGCGTTTCCGGCCCGCCGCGATAAACGACATTCTTTAACTCGAGAATTGTCTCGCCCGGAAAGCGCTCGCTGCGGGGATGAATGTTTTTCAGATCGCGGCCGACCATATACTTGATGATCGTATCGTGACTGATGTTCTCCCGGGCAATTTCCCCGGCATTTTTGCCATCCCGCAGAACGACGACCCGATCGGCACACCGCTTCACTTCGGCCAACCGGTGCGAAATATAGATGATGGTGACGCCCGCATCTTTGAGGTCGTCGATCACCGTATAAAGCGTGTCGGTTTCTTTCTGGGTGAGACTCGAAGTCGGCTCATCCATGATGATGATGCGGGCATCGAAGGAGAGGGCTCGGGCAATCTCGACCAGTTGCTTCTGCCCGGGCGCCAGAGTTGAGACCGTCTGGTTTACGATACTCTCGTCGAGGCCCACGCGTTTGAGCAGTTTTCGCGACGCATCTCGCATCGCCGACTGATTCAGCCAGATGCCTCCCCGACGAATTTCCCGACCCAAGAACAGGTTGGAAGCCACGCTGAGGTTTTCCGCCAGATTCAATTCCTGGTGGATCAGGCTAACACCGGCCTTCAAAGCGTCGTTCACATTGTTGATGATCTTCAGTTGACCATCGACGTAGATATCGCCTTCATCGACGCTATATACCCCGGCCAGGATTTTCATCAAAGTCGATTTGCCGGCACCATTTTCTCCCACCAGAGCCAGGACTTCACCGGGATAAACCTTCAGTGAGACATTGTCGAGTGCCAGGACGCCAGGGAACTCCTTGCGTACTTCACGAACTTCCAGAATCGGAGAGAGAGAATTCATCCCGACAGGTTAACCGAAATAGACGGGAGCGGCAAAAAGGAAATCCGCCATTTCACTATTCGATTTCGACAAACGCTTCGTTTTGAGCGATCCACTTGCGAAGCTGGGGGAAATCTGCTGAAAGTAGCGTGCAGGAGGGGGAGACTAATTGCTGGAGGGGCTTAACTTTTCCTCACCGTAGGGGGTGGGAAGCGTTTCCAGTGTGGCACCCGAATCGGAGTAATCGTCATTTTTTCGTCGAAAATCGGCGGGCTTCAAGGAGCTAAAGGCCTTTCCATTCTCCAGGGCGCTACCGAGGAATTTGACCTTCCCGAAGGGGTGATCCTTTTCCCGAAACAGTTCCAGCCAGCGATCGGGATCGATCGGCATCGGCGTGAGAGCTTCCGGATTGTCACTGGTCCGCTCGATCAGATTCTGGGTCGTTTTGTCGTAACCGTAAAAATTATCTTTGGAGCCGCGCCAGTTGAAAAGATCCTTCATGAGATTCTCGGTCTCCACATGTTCCATCTTCACCAGCGGAGAAGTACTTCCGGAAGCGGGTATGAAAAGCGATTGCGTACCCAGAGCTTGGATCGGAACAATACCGCATCCTTTCATATCCAATTTTTTGGCCGCCGCGAGGATCTCAAAAAGCGGGCCGGTCAGGTAAGTGGTCGTTCGATGCAAATGGACTTGAGTCGAATTCACGCCGGTGACATCGAGCGTGGTGGGATTGATGTCAATCAGGCTGCCGTTGAGTGCAGCCAGTGTATCTTTCACATCGAGATCGAAGGATCGGCTCGACTTCACGCAAAGGAGTTTGCCTTTACCTCGGATCAGGGAGTTTTCGAATGTAATGCGAGGAATGGGCCATTTCTCCATGCTATCATTCATCATCATTTCATCGCGGGGATCTTCTAGCTGGACTACGGACATGCCGTCCTGATCCTCGAAGGTCACCACGCAATTTTTGAAACTGCACAGTCCACCGCCGGGCAAGGAGACGATCGAGCGAGAAGAATCGTTCTGACCTTTTTCGTTGCGCAGACGGAATTGCAGATTTTCGAAATGGATTTCGCCGCCGGCGATCTTGAACAAAGCCTGTTCCCGCTTCCGACTGGTCAATTGAAGGATCGGTTTGCAGTTTTCATCCGGCCGAATGGTTAATTGAGAATTCGGTTTGTCGAGATCGACCGAGCGTTCGTCGTGAGTGCCATTCCAGTGCAGCAGAATTTCATCCCCCGGTTTCGCTTCCTCGATGGCGTTTCGAAGAGAGCGATATACACCCGCGGGTTGGGTTTCCGTTTCCGGGAGATCCGGTTGAACGATTCGGGTGGAGGCCAGTTTGGCATCAAAAGGTTGTGGCAGGGGTGAATCGTAGAGGGCGCTGCCGAGCATGTTATCCAACCCGAAGACATTCTGAGGCGAGCCTGGAATGCGAAGGGCCGATCGTTTCAGCATCACCCGGAAAGCGGAATTCAGCCGGCTGCGAAGTGGCAATTGCGGATCGTAGAGTTTCTTCAAAGGATCGCGCTGGTCCCACGGGAAACCGACCTGAACGGCTTTGCCATCGACGAACGGCAAATTTTGCTGAGCACATTCGGCAAAACCGAGATTCATGTCTTTCAGTTGCAAAATGGCGGTGTTATGGTAGGCATTGCCGTGAAAGCCGGATCCTCCATCCGACTCTTTCACATAGCCCATACGCGAATCTTTGGATAAATCTCCCAGTTGACGCACCAGAATACCCATGCTGGAAGAGGTTTCATCGCTGGAGCTGAAAATACTCTGGTCCGCGGAGAAGTGGAATGGCACCGAATCGTCCACTTCCAGAAACGATCCCCCTTTCATCATTACGGAGGACATCTTCAATTGAATTTCAGTGGCCTTGCCCGGCCCGATGTCGCCAGAAAGTTTGAAGGCCGCGTCACTCGGGGCAAAGGCGCATTCTCGACAATGCACCTCAGTTGGACCGATCAACCGAATACCGATTTTCGATGGCCCGAAGTAGCATCGATCGAAGGAAAGAGTTGGAGGAAGATCGGCATCGCCGGGAAACTCAATTTGAGCAGTCGGTCCGCTGGTCATATCGACCAAACCGGATGAGGTAGTTACAAAGGCACAGCGATCGGCTTGAAACGATTCGAGAAGCGGCATTTTCCAGGCCGAATTCACCGGTACGCCTTCCCCCGAAATCCACTCGATCTGCACGCCGCGAAGCTTGATTTTCTTGACGGTGTCAGCAATTTGCAGCGTGTGTGGCGAACCCATCCGCTCTTCCAGCGGCGTGGGGATTTTCATAATCAGCAGAGCGGGGCTGACTCCGTCACCGCCATCGAGGACCAGTTGCGATGCGCTGAATTTGAGCGGCTTCACCGGATCGTCCTTGCGGAGCGCCCGGCTAAGATCGTAAGTTTCTCCCGGCTTCAAAACAATCGAGCTGACGCCTTGTTCGATAAGCTTGCGAAGTTCCATTACATTCGAAGCGGTCTGCGGGCCCTCAGAATTGACGTTCGGCGCTGTGTTGCTAGGCTCCGAAGTGTCGGTACTGGAATTCGATTTTTTTTCTTTCTCGGAAACCCAGAAGGGGCCGCTGGCAATCGGTTCTTCTTTGTTGCGAAACCCGCCTAATATCCAAGTGAAAATGCCTAACAGCAAGCTCACGGCAATTACCAGGGCCGTGCGTGAAAAGCGGGGAGGTTCCGGCAGAATCGGTTCGTTATAGGTAAGGTCGCGCGGCAGAGTTTCCACTTTCGCCGAGGAAATGCCAATCTGTTCTTTCTGCGTAAGCAGATAAAGGTGCTGAATCAATTGATCTGGATGCTGATAACGCTGATTGGCATCCTTGGCCATCATGCGAGCCAGGATCATCGTCAACTCTTCGGAGATCAGAGGATTCAACCGGCGGGGGTCAATCGGTTCGGTATTCTGATGAAACTGTAATTTCTGAGTGGCCGTACCCTCCGGCACCGGAGGTCGTCCCGTAATGGCGTGATAAAAGGTGCAGCCCAGTGAGTAAATGTCGGATCGAATGTCGGTCCGACGCGGGTCTATTGCCTGCTCCGGGGAAATATAATCGAAGGTCCCGAGTGTAATCCCGGACTGGGTTATTCCCCCATCGAAAGCCAGATTGTCCATGCTCCTGGCCAAGCCCATATCGACGATTTTTGCTTTACCCTCAGGCGTAATCAAGATGTTCGAGGGCTTGATATCCCGGTGAACGACGCCGCGAGAAGCCGCATGCGACAGACCGGCGGCCACCTGCATCATCAGTGGAACTGCCTCAGCGATTGAAAGGCGACCGCCCACCCGGCTCATGCGCTGACGGAGATTTTCGCCTTCGACGAACTCGAAAGCGATGAAATTGAGCCCCTGATCTTCACCAATGGAATACACCCGCGCGATGTTATCGTTGTCGAGCTTCGCGGCCGCCCGAGCTTCCTGACGAAAACGTTCCAGATGCTCGGAATCCTGGGCCATTTCCGGGGGCAGAATTTTGAGCGCGACAGTCCGGTGCAGGCTGGTATCCAATGCGCGGACGACAGCGGCCATCCCCCCCGTACCAACGGTTTCAATTAACTGGTAAGGCCCTAGCTGACGGCTGGGGATGCGTTCGATGATCCGCTGGTCGAGGGTGATCTTATTTTGGCGGGAAGAGATGATTGTGGGAGCTTCATGAGCATCGACAGGAGAAGGCGACGCCTCGCTTCGCGACTTCTGAGCGGCATCTGAATTCCGCTGCACGTTCGAATCGCCGGGATTAGTCGGTTGCGATGTCAAGTAGTTTGCTACTCGTTAGGTGACTGCAGGCAAGCGAAATTCGCAGCCTCATGCATTTCTTCAACTCTTGTTCTTCCAACAAGTATCGACGTACTGGAACGAAATATGCTGAGCTCTTGTTGGGACACATCGCGATCCCTGCGAATTCGGCCGATGTGGTTCCTCCTTGTCCCAATAGTATCCCGTATTGAAATGCGGCTGTCAAGGGTGTAGACGATTTCTGAAAATGCCGATTGTAAGGATTGTGCAAAGAAGTCCTTCAATCACTATAGAAAGCTCAACTGTGCTGGTCCGAAAAGCCTCTGATTTTCTGCAAGTTTTAGCGGCTCAATGCCTTCTTAGTCCAATCCGTTCAGATTTCAATCGTGTATCATCATGAAGAAGACTCTCGAGGCTACTGAATATGAACGCAG
The genomic region above belongs to Telmatocola sphagniphila and contains:
- the prfB gene encoding peptide chain release factor 2 (programmed frameshift) translates to MNAELRRRTDDLCNNLTQLRDSLDIAAKIRDRDALNAKMGEANFWDSPTQAQKTIQQLKPLNGLIKPYEELTASIGDLQAFAELCQEDETLETDWLKEIERVEKLYGNFELQAMMSGKHDASNAIVHIQAGAGGTDACDWAQIMLRMYTRWAESHGFKVELQDQVENIEAGLQSCTFRVVGDYAYGYLQSELGVHRLVRISPFGSGDTRQTSFAAVDVLPELDDTIEIVIKPDDLIKQTFCSGGPGGQHQNKTQSGVRWIHVPTGVAAESRTERSQIKNAENAMTLLKARLYRIEEQKQMAEFDKHYETKAEVAFGSQIRSYVLQPYTLVRDERDGIDVKTAQVLPVLDGDLDQFMHAYLRHKTARMHRKKSA
- a CDS encoding acyl-CoA thioesterase, which gives rise to MDKPYTAIQIVMMPRDTNPHGTIFGGVILSYIDMAGAIAARREIALRGGAKDIVFVTVAINRVEFKQPVMVGDVVRFETHVLRIGRTSLTMHINVISERAGEVIPVTDAEVVYVGIDNSQGKRTPIVLLPQES
- a CDS encoding ABC transporter permease is translated as MVRITGVLAILVSLYIALYFSNPNALDWSTIQDVGNRQGRLGITTLGVGVLIITGAIDLSIGSVIGLASVSFGYLIEKRHMNPYLAFAAVVWGGLIIGMIHGLLITQLQLQPFLVTLCGLFVYRGLTRLVWDNTVGLNSIKTGNPDAAAAIDQLRWIFIGKDARGELLFPAEFIWLLGMALIIGLLLHFSIYGRYCYAIGYNEQASRYAGIRTTRFRFAGFVICSGLAAFSGVLLLLDLGSVMPSNSGEGEELFAITGAVLGGCSLRGGEGTVVGMIFGAMVLKVLDPLIVFAEFPDAAQKAIVGLTLLFGTLADEFFRRRATRRG
- a CDS encoding HAD family hydrolase, yielding MALTLDQYADALFARKDIMFPAAPDPKPMKAKPHVKKMTGLKAVFWNIYGTLLVISEGNFKLKSDIELMLNVALDKTIHEFKMWQSMSRKPGQPAEYMREIYDRALREATMLPSRNEKYPETRSELIWENIIKRLLQKEYKFDAAMYGSLNQFTQKVAFFFHVAMQGAGAFPGAADTIRNLESLGIAQGLYADGQCFSTAHLGWCLREQNSTFDMDLLIPGRNRKISCNFNARKPSEAFLATVTSHLELLNISPDQALHVGCDMNRDIIPAKAAGLRTALFVGDRNAVIASPEQLKDDSTRPDMLLTELSQLNFILG
- the tsaE gene encoding tRNA (adenosine(37)-N6)-threonylcarbamoyltransferase complex ATPase subunit type 1 TsaE — encoded protein: MLSKRTSAYGLCVMDQPKTSFSFAIANLEQTERLGRWLGSRLFPNSVVALLGQLGAGKTHLSRAIAQGLEISNERLVTSPTFVLIQEYPARLPIFHFDAYRLANPQAFRDLGVDEYYSGGGVCLIEWADRIVPALPEQYLEIRLEIVQQDVRLCQVTAIGELYRKIVENLRLDWSDGPEAS
- a CDS encoding 3-hydroxyacyl-ACP dehydratase FabZ family protein; amino-acid sequence: MPPVPFIEPAQIDCSKIVADLDEIKRLNPHRDNMLQLHAIVFLDFEAMLIAGYKDVRSDEFWVSGHMPGYPLFPGVMMCEAAAQMISFYTKKLSLFGDNLLGLGGLDGARFRYPVRPGDRLLMIGKGIKVSRRITVFDVQGYVGSNLCFEVRVSGVPIPGQENINKVLEAPKS
- a CDS encoding sugar ABC transporter ATP-binding protein, coding for MNSLSPILEVREVRKEFPGVLALDNVSLKVYPGEVLALVGENGAGKSTLMKILAGVYSVDEGDIYVDGQLKIINNVNDALKAGVSLIHQELNLAENLSVASNLFLGREIRRGGIWLNQSAMRDASRKLLKRVGLDESIVNQTVSTLAPGQKQLVEIARALSFDARIIIMDEPTSSLTQKETDTLYTVIDDLKDAGVTIIYISHRLAEVKRCADRVVVLRDGKNAGEIARENISHDTIIKYMVGRDLKNIHPRSERFPGETILELKNVVYRGGPETPVSFKLRAGEITGMAGLVGAGRTELAEALFGIRPIIGGEVSIDSENFQPHHPSDSVERGLLLVPEDRRKHGLILERGSGFNISLPSLPSLSAFGFLKFKAEQALNEEFVTRLRVKTPNLFQPVGFLSGGNQQKVVLAKWLARNPKVLILDEPTRGVDVGARQEIYQNIDNLVQQGIAILMISSDMEEVLGMSDRILVLHEGRLTGELERDQFSEEAVMNLATGFEKSKVGY
- the trmB gene encoding tRNA (guanosine(46)-N7)-methyltransferase TrmB, giving the protein MKRLPLEELQPYSFPEAVRGEAPPPVDWQQVFGNSNPVEVEVGFGKGLFLLTASSQHPEINYFGIEIVRKYQLVTATRLALKQVRNVKVACADAKIMFGQQIAPGTVQAVHIYFPDPWWKKRHNKRRLFTPEFACDCGRVLKLGGKLHLVTDVADYFAMEQETMQGLPSFRECDAIPESRGEHDFDYLTNFERKFRKEGRPIHRVSYEKVA